A single window of Caldimicrobium thiodismutans DNA harbors:
- a CDS encoding IMP cyclohydrolase, whose translation MGKIERALISVTDKRGIVEFARELSNLGIEIISTGGTAKTIKEGGVKVTDISELTGFPEILGGRVKTLHPMVHGGLLFKRDDKEHVETVQRMGIKPIDLVVVNLYAFDKVVSQKGDLDTAIENIDIGGPTLLRASAKNFKYVTVVIDPADYSKVLEEIKAYGNTTLKTRFELAKKVFNLTSSYDRMIFEYLSTFEL comes from the coding sequence ATGGGAAAAATTGAAAGGGCTTTGATCAGTGTAACAGATAAGAGGGGAATAGTTGAATTTGCGCGGGAGCTTTCTAATCTCGGGATTGAAATTATCTCTACAGGGGGCACTGCAAAAACTATAAAAGAAGGTGGGGTCAAGGTCACAGATATTTCAGAGCTTACAGGATTTCCAGAAATCCTGGGAGGGAGGGTCAAGACTCTGCATCCTATGGTGCATGGAGGTCTTCTCTTTAAGCGAGATGACAAAGAACATGTAGAAACTGTCCAAAGGATGGGGATTAAGCCCATTGATCTTGTGGTAGTTAACCTTTATGCCTTTGATAAGGTAGTTTCTCAAAAGGGAGATCTGGATACTGCCATTGAAAACATTGACATTGGCGGACCAACCCTTCTCAGAGCCAGTGCTAAAAATTTCAAATATGTAACTGTAGTGATAGACCCTGCTGATTATTCTAAGGTTCTTGAGGAAATAAAAGCTTACGGAAATACCACCCTTAAGACTCGTTTTGAATTAGCTAAAAAAGTCTTCAATCTTACCAGCTCCTATGACCGAATGATCTTTGAGTATCTCTCTACCTTTGAGCTCTAA
- a CDS encoding type I 3-dehydroquinate dehydratase, with protein MFCVVLAGETWEEIYTQIEGAKTLTHLFELRLDYLEDFAEKELTKILERNYRFICTFRSKEEGGRKSCSPEKRWEILSKSASLGAYLIDVEWKHLYLGKLKSSIKKSPFFPEKILFSYHNFQETPPLKSLKDLLRRASLEGARWFKITTLVKSFSESLNLLSLIPYGKELGIEVIAFGMGEKGKLSRILSLLSGAPFTYVFPQGGKALAPGQLDLIQAKRLYEVLTSV; from the coding sequence ATGTTTTGCGTTGTCCTGGCTGGAGAAACCTGGGAAGAAATTTATACTCAAATTGAAGGTGCTAAAACCCTTACTCATCTTTTTGAGCTCCGTTTAGATTATCTTGAGGATTTTGCGGAAAAGGAGCTAACTAAGATTTTGGAGAGGAACTACCGGTTTATCTGCACTTTCCGATCTAAAGAAGAAGGAGGAAGGAAATCATGCTCCCCTGAGAAGAGATGGGAAATTCTTTCTAAGTCAGCCAGCTTAGGGGCTTATCTAATTGATGTGGAGTGGAAGCATCTCTATCTTGGAAAATTAAAATCATCCATCAAGAAAAGCCCCTTTTTTCCAGAAAAGATACTTTTTTCCTATCACAATTTCCAGGAAACTCCTCCTTTAAAAAGCTTGAAAGATTTGCTAAGGAGAGCCTCCTTAGAAGGAGCAAGGTGGTTTAAGATTACAACGCTTGTTAAATCCTTTTCTGAGTCACTTAATCTTTTAAGCTTAATTCCCTATGGGAAGGAGTTGGGTATAGAGGTTATAGCCTTTGGCATGGGTGAAAAAGGAAAACTTTCAAGGATTTTAAGCCTACTTTCTGGAGCACCTTTTACTTATGTATTTCCTCAAGGAGGCAAGGCTCTTGCCCCAGGCCAATTAGATTTAATACAGGCCAAAAGACTTTACGAGGTCTTAACCAGTGTATAA
- a CDS encoding shikimate dehydrogenase produces the protein MYKVFGVIGDPVSHSLSPVMHNSAFRELGLKAVYGAFQVKKENLKSAVEGIRALNIGGVSVTIPHKESIFHFLDEVDEVAQKIGAVNTIINKEGKLIGYNTDWLGVLKAFEEKGVSLKEKRVVILGAGGASRAVVFAVKAGLAKEIYILNRTFEKALKLAEDFGVIPLPWEDLNKAEGDIIIQTTSIGLKSQESPVSQEILKRFKIAMDIVYLPLHTQFLKLAKEYCQIIDGLRMLLYQGVEQFKLFTGMSPPVKLMEKVLYEEVKRLEGELNLGN, from the coding sequence GTGTATAAAGTCTTTGGGGTTATTGGGGATCCAGTTTCCCATTCTCTATCACCAGTTATGCATAATAGTGCCTTTAGAGAACTTGGCCTTAAAGCGGTTTATGGCGCTTTTCAAGTCAAAAAGGAAAATCTTAAGTCTGCAGTGGAGGGTATTCGGGCTCTAAATATTGGAGGAGTCTCCGTAACTATTCCTCATAAAGAGAGTATTTTCCATTTCCTTGATGAAGTTGATGAAGTAGCACAAAAGATTGGGGCTGTAAATACAATAATTAACAAAGAGGGAAAACTCATCGGTTATAATACAGATTGGCTCGGGGTTTTAAAGGCCTTTGAAGAAAAGGGGGTGTCTTTAAAAGAAAAGAGGGTAGTTATTCTTGGGGCAGGGGGAGCCAGCCGGGCTGTTGTATTTGCGGTAAAGGCAGGTCTTGCTAAGGAGATCTATATATTAAACCGTACCTTTGAAAAGGCTCTTAAGCTTGCCGAGGATTTTGGAGTAATTCCCCTTCCCTGGGAAGATTTAAATAAGGCTGAAGGAGATATCATTATTCAAACAACCAGCATAGGCCTAAAAAGTCAGGAATCCCCTGTGTCTCAAGAAATTTTAAAAAGATTTAAGATTGCTATGGATATCGTCTATCTTCCCTTACATACCCAGTTCCTAAAATTAGCTAAGGAATATTGCCAGATTATTGATGGCTTAAGAATGCTCCTTTATCAAGGAGTTGAACAATTTAAACTCTTTACAGGTATGAGCCCACCTGTTAAACTTATGGAAAAGGTTCTTTATGAAGAGGTAAAAAGATTAGAAGGAGAACTCAACCTTGGAAATTAA
- the aroA gene encoding 3-phosphoshikimate 1-carboxyvinyltransferase, giving the protein MEIKKILPLKKFYRHSLKLPSSKSLTQRALICSALARGSSFIKNPLLSEDPLLLKSALEATGVIFEGKEEGFEVKGVEGFPRLNKSKLYLGNNGTGARFFLAYSALGKGDWIDLYGKERLHERPMSPLISALRSLSAKIDCLEQEGHFPVRVYEGNLRSERVSLPGYVSSQFISALLLIGPYLPLGLEIAIEGELFSKSYVDMTLEVMERFGVKVEVKSNLFYIPQGSFKASIYEVPADASSASYFLAIPLILGKGSIIIENFDYYTKQADSVFLELIKDFGGMVRPIDPIGVEVFFEGRPKAGSFNLRDCPDLFPTMAILGAVAEGRTVLYGAPHLRYKETDRIKAVATELSKIGVKVEELPDGLIIYGGDNFNPARIETYDDHRIAMAFAILALKAGPLEIENPDCVAKSFPNFWELFEQLYAEDPSDRL; this is encoded by the coding sequence TTGGAAATTAAAAAGATTTTACCTTTAAAGAAATTTTACAGGCATTCTTTAAAGCTTCCTTCTTCCAAAAGTCTCACTCAAAGGGCCTTAATTTGTTCAGCCTTAGCCAGAGGCAGTTCTTTTATCAAAAATCCTCTTTTGAGTGAAGATCCATTACTTTTAAAATCAGCTCTTGAGGCAACTGGGGTTATTTTTGAAGGGAAGGAGGAAGGCTTTGAAGTAAAGGGTGTAGAGGGATTCCCAAGGCTTAATAAGAGTAAACTCTATCTTGGCAACAACGGAACAGGGGCAAGGTTTTTTTTGGCCTATTCTGCCCTTGGAAAAGGAGATTGGATTGATTTATACGGAAAGGAAAGGCTTCATGAAAGACCCATGTCTCCTCTAATTTCAGCTCTAAGAAGTCTTTCGGCTAAGATTGATTGTTTAGAACAGGAGGGGCACTTTCCTGTAAGGGTCTATGAAGGGAATCTAAGATCCGAGAGGGTTTCCTTGCCAGGATATGTGAGCAGTCAATTTATATCTGCCCTGTTACTTATAGGTCCCTATTTGCCTTTAGGGCTTGAGATTGCTATTGAGGGAGAGCTTTTCTCCAAAAGTTATGTGGATATGACCCTTGAAGTTATGGAAAGATTCGGGGTTAAGGTTGAGGTTAAATCTAATCTTTTTTATATCCCTCAAGGAAGTTTCAAAGCAAGTATTTACGAAGTCCCAGCAGATGCCTCAAGTGCCTCTTATTTTTTGGCTATCCCTTTGATTTTGGGAAAGGGAAGTATAATTATTGAAAATTTTGACTATTATACCAAGCAGGCAGATTCAGTTTTTTTAGAACTTATAAAAGACTTTGGAGGAATGGTAAGACCTATAGATCCCATAGGAGTAGAGGTTTTCTTTGAGGGGAGACCGAAGGCAGGCTCCTTTAATTTAAGAGATTGTCCGGATCTATTTCCCACGATGGCTATTCTTGGAGCTGTTGCCGAGGGAAGGACTGTTCTTTATGGAGCGCCTCATCTGAGATATAAGGAGACGGATCGAATAAAGGCGGTAGCTACAGAACTCAGTAAAATCGGGGTGAAGGTTGAAGAGCTTCCAGATGGCCTGATTATTTATGGAGGGGATAATTTTAATCCAGCCAGAATTGAGACCTATGATGATCACCGCATAGCTATGGCCTTTGCTATTCTTGCATTAAAAGCCGGACCTTTAGAAATTGAAAATCCGGATTGTGTTGCCAAGTCTTTTCCTAATTTTTGGGAGCTTTTTGAACAGCTTTATGCAGAGGATCCTTCTGATAGGCTTTAG